In the Natronobacterium texcoconense genome, one interval contains:
- a CDS encoding phosphoribosyltransferase, with protein sequence MSDLPDDFDCTITNWEYIYGLCRDVSDDVRSDEFEPDVIVALARGGWFAGRCLCDFLGMDDLTSLKMEHYVGTAEKSGEPTVRYPMPEGSVEGKDVLIIDDIADTGGSIERAHEYVDDRDAGEVRTATLQLLGTSEYEPDYVGERLEEWTWIVYPWNFIEDMVDLISGVMEQAAGDSFTQEEIRHSLAEVHGIDRIEMEIAQPDRLSEVLSEMERRGVVASSGSEEWTLADE encoded by the coding sequence ATGTCCGACTTACCGGACGACTTCGACTGTACGATAACGAACTGGGAGTACATTTACGGCCTCTGTCGGGACGTCAGCGACGACGTCCGCTCCGACGAGTTCGAACCGGACGTCATCGTCGCGCTCGCACGCGGCGGCTGGTTCGCGGGCCGGTGTCTCTGTGACTTCCTCGGGATGGACGACCTGACGAGCCTGAAGATGGAACACTACGTCGGCACGGCCGAGAAATCGGGCGAACCGACCGTCCGTTACCCGATGCCGGAAGGCAGCGTCGAGGGGAAAGACGTGCTGATCATCGACGACATCGCCGACACCGGCGGTTCGATCGAACGCGCCCACGAGTACGTCGACGACCGCGACGCCGGCGAGGTCCGGACCGCCACGCTGCAGTTGCTCGGCACCAGCGAGTACGAACCCGACTACGTCGGCGAACGACTCGAGGAGTGGACCTGGATCGTCTACCCCTGGAACTTCATCGAGGACATGGTCGATCTGATCTCCGGTGTGATGGAGCAGGCAGCGGGCGACTCGTTCACCCAGGAGGAGATCCGCCACTCTCTCGCCGAAGTTCACGGCATCGACCGCATCGAGATGGAAATCGCCCAGCCCGACCGACTCTCGGAAGTGCTCTCGGAGATGGAACGCCGGGGCGTCGTCGCCTCGAGCGGTTCCGAGGAGTGGACGCTGGCCGACGAGTAA
- a CDS encoding cold-shock protein — MATGTVDFFNDTGGYGFIDTEDADEDVFFHMEDVGGEDLTEGTEIEFDIEEAEKGPRATNVVRL; from the coding sequence ATGGCAACCGGAACGGTTGACTTCTTCAACGACACGGGCGGCTACGGATTCATCGACACCGAGGACGCAGACGAGGACGTATTCTTCCACATGGAAGACGTCGGCGGCGAGGACCTCACCGAGGGGACCGAGATCGAGTTCGATATCGAAGAGGCCGAGAAGGGCCCGCGAGCGACGAACGTCGTTCGTCTGTAA
- the thiC gene encoding phosphomethylpyrimidine synthase ThiC, whose amino-acid sequence MANTQIAAARSGTITEEMERVAERENRDPEFVRKQVADGQAVIPANRNHDALDAMIIGREFATKVNANIGNSETTSDLETELEKLHTAVHYGADTVMDLGTGSDLDEIREAHIEHSPVPIGTVPLYEAVKQAGSPEAITTELLLEIIEKQAEQGVDYMTIHAGILAEHLPLTNGRKTGIVSRGGSIMAKWMEEHGEQNPLFQVFDDICEIFAEHDVTFSLGDSLRPGCLADACDEAQYAELDTLGELTRRAWEYDVQVMVEGPGHVPMHRVAENVERQQEVCDGAPFYVLGPLVTDVAPGYDHITSAIGAAIAAQSGASMLCYVTPKEHLGLPDEEDVRDGLAAYRIAAHAGDVANERPGARDWDDALSEARYEFDWREQFRLALDPDRAREYHDQTLPGDNYKEARFCSMCGVEFCSMRIDQDARASENSPRPAETDQSQTEAMARLETETDLESSPAAEVNRPPVGTHDSDDLPPIDEWAEQPIDSTGDD is encoded by the coding sequence ATGGCGAACACCCAGATTGCCGCCGCCCGAAGCGGAACGATCACCGAGGAGATGGAACGCGTCGCCGAACGCGAGAACCGCGATCCGGAATTCGTCCGCAAGCAGGTCGCCGACGGTCAGGCTGTCATTCCGGCCAATCGGAACCACGACGCCCTCGATGCGATGATCATCGGCCGCGAGTTCGCGACGAAAGTCAACGCCAACATCGGTAACAGCGAAACCACGAGCGACCTCGAGACCGAACTCGAGAAACTCCACACCGCGGTCCACTACGGCGCGGATACGGTGATGGACCTCGGGACGGGCAGCGACTTGGACGAGATTCGAGAAGCGCACATCGAGCACTCGCCCGTCCCGATCGGTACCGTGCCGCTGTACGAGGCCGTCAAGCAGGCTGGAAGTCCCGAAGCGATTACGACGGAGCTGCTGCTCGAGATCATCGAGAAACAGGCCGAGCAGGGCGTCGATTACATGACGATTCACGCCGGTATTCTGGCGGAACACCTGCCGTTGACTAACGGCCGCAAGACGGGCATCGTCTCCCGGGGTGGTTCGATCATGGCCAAGTGGATGGAGGAACACGGCGAGCAGAACCCGCTGTTCCAGGTCTTCGACGATATCTGCGAGATATTCGCCGAACACGACGTCACGTTCAGCCTCGGCGACAGTCTGCGTCCGGGCTGTCTTGCTGACGCCTGCGACGAGGCTCAGTACGCCGAACTGGACACGCTCGGCGAACTCACCCGCCGTGCCTGGGAGTACGACGTCCAGGTGATGGTCGAGGGACCCGGCCACGTTCCGATGCATAGGGTCGCCGAGAACGTCGAACGCCAGCAGGAGGTCTGTGACGGCGCGCCGTTCTACGTCCTCGGGCCACTCGTCACGGACGTCGCGCCGGGGTACGACCACATTACGAGTGCCATCGGTGCGGCAATAGCCGCCCAGTCCGGTGCCTCCATGTTGTGTTACGTGACGCCCAAGGAGCACCTCGGCTTGCCCGACGAGGAAGACGTTCGCGACGGCCTGGCAGCCTACCGGATCGCCGCCCACGCGGGTGACGTGGCCAACGAACGGCCCGGCGCTCGAGACTGGGACGACGCACTTTCGGAAGCCCGCTACGAGTTCGACTGGCGCGAGCAGTTCCGGCTGGCGCTCGATCCCGATCGCGCCCGCGAGTATCACGACCAGACGCTCCCCGGAGACAACTACAAGGAGGCGCGATTCTGCTCGATGTGCGGCGTCGAGTTCTGTTCGATGCGGATCGATCAGGACGCTCGAGCGTCTGAAAATAGTCCGCGGCCGGCGGAAACTGACCAGTCTCAGACCGAAGCGATGGCGCGACTCGAGACCGAGACCGACCTCGAGTCCTCTCCCGCTGCGGAGGTGAACCGGCCACCCGTCGGAACGCACGATTCCGACGATCTGCCGCCGATCGACGAGTGGGCGGAGCAACCGATCGATTCGACGGGCGACGACTGA
- a CDS encoding HTTM domain-containing protein, protein MGKISRRLTVLSARIRERLANPTYLASASVRIDTRSLAAFRIAAGLLIVADVLLRARNFRFMYTEEGAVPQSLAMEASADGAFSVYYFTTSSTAIAALFVLTALVGIQLAIGYRTRIATVVAFLLVISLDHHNPLVLSYADVLFRFLLFWAIFLPLGERWSIDAVHADGPSRDGVTSVASAAILAQIVFMYFLNGYHKTESDLWISGEATPLIMGLDNTTFLLGDFMRNFPTMLQYGGLTWYYMLLFSWLLVLLGGRARTALVAMFVGGHASFAITVRIGAFPYVAIAGLLLFLQAGFWEDVKTIARYASIERLRPVDARGSLERLARSVPVFQLSTPVPGWFTRSVYGVALAIAVVSVLIVPALTHMPLAEFVDEEDGPADRIEQRAEIVGVDQPDWSVFAPHPRTSDQYYVFPAQTQDGGQFDVYNDRELTYDRPYEELQKQFDTYRERFYMSSVRSSDTVAASLAEHLCSNWGADRNATITHVNVYYVVEDVTLESIDDPTDRDRDKERVYEHGCGDHEPREIAPPE, encoded by the coding sequence ATGGGGAAGATCAGCCGCCGTCTCACGGTGCTGTCGGCACGCATCAGGGAGCGGCTAGCGAACCCTACTTACCTCGCTTCCGCTTCGGTCCGGATCGATACACGTTCGCTCGCCGCCTTTCGGATCGCTGCCGGGTTACTCATCGTCGCTGACGTGTTGCTCCGCGCCCGAAACTTCAGGTTCATGTACACGGAGGAGGGGGCCGTCCCACAGTCGCTGGCGATGGAGGCGTCGGCCGACGGTGCGTTCTCGGTGTACTACTTCACGACGAGTTCGACCGCGATTGCGGCGCTTTTCGTCCTCACTGCGCTGGTAGGGATTCAACTGGCCATCGGCTACCGAACGAGAATCGCGACGGTGGTTGCCTTCCTGCTGGTCATCTCGCTTGACCACCACAATCCGCTGGTGTTGAGCTACGCCGACGTCCTCTTCCGGTTCCTGCTGTTCTGGGCGATCTTTCTCCCGCTCGGGGAGCGGTGGTCGATCGACGCTGTCCACGCCGACGGTCCCTCTCGAGACGGCGTCACGAGCGTCGCTTCCGCCGCGATACTCGCCCAGATCGTGTTCATGTACTTCCTCAACGGCTACCACAAGACCGAGTCGGACCTGTGGATCAGCGGGGAGGCGACGCCGCTCATCATGGGCCTGGACAACACGACGTTTCTCCTCGGAGACTTCATGCGGAACTTTCCGACGATGCTGCAGTACGGCGGCCTGACGTGGTACTACATGCTGCTTTTCTCCTGGCTGCTCGTCCTCCTCGGGGGAAGAGCTCGGACGGCACTGGTCGCCATGTTCGTCGGCGGCCACGCCTCATTCGCGATCACCGTCCGGATCGGTGCGTTCCCCTACGTCGCGATTGCGGGCCTGCTGTTGTTCCTCCAGGCAGGGTTCTGGGAGGACGTAAAGACGATCGCACGGTACGCGTCGATCGAGCGACTCCGACCGGTCGACGCTCGAGGAAGCCTGGAGCGACTCGCTCGCTCTGTGCCGGTGTTCCAGCTCAGTACTCCGGTTCCGGGCTGGTTCACGAGGAGCGTCTACGGCGTCGCCCTGGCTATCGCGGTCGTTTCGGTCCTGATCGTTCCGGCGCTTACACACATGCCCCTCGCCGAGTTCGTCGACGAGGAAGACGGTCCAGCCGACCGGATCGAACAGCGGGCCGAGATCGTCGGCGTCGATCAACCGGACTGGAGCGTCTTCGCGCCCCATCCCCGGACGTCGGATCAGTATTACGTCTTCCCGGCCCAGACCCAGGACGGCGGCCAGTTCGACGTCTACAACGACCGGGAACTGACCTACGACCGGCCGTACGAGGAGTTACAGAAACAGTTCGACACGTACAGGGAACGGTTCTACATGAGCAGCGTCCGGAGCAGCGACACCGTCGCAGCGTCGCTGGCCGAACACCTCTGTTCGAACTGGGGAGCGGATCGGAACGCCACGATCACCCACGTCAACGTGTACTACGTCGTCGAGGACGTCACGCTCGAGTCGATCGACGATCCAACGGATCGAGACAGAGACAAAGAGCGAGTGTACGAACACGGCTGTGGTGACCACGAACCTCGAGAGATCGCGCCGCCGGAGTAA
- a CDS encoding MATE family efflux transporter: MSLRDHLERIFDAREEVDLTSGGVARPLLYLSLPLIITNVLQTAYNVADTFWLGRYGTTEVAAISYAFPLVFLLISLALGLSVAGSVLVAQYVGADDESKAEYAASQTVSFSIIGSLILGLVGYAIVDDLLALFGAEPEVVAAAASYMRIYSLGLVFVFGFFMFVSLMRGYGDTVTPMLIMFVSVAINIALDPLLIFGVGPFPELGIAGAAYATIFARALTLALGLWIMLRGYRGVQIHLSQMVPDPSYGWKLMRLGLPASFEGASRALSINLLLVIVSLFATPVVAAYGIGTRILSVIILPAIALSQGVETMTGQNVGAGYPDRAASANRIAAIALFCTLTAAGLLTMLVAEPVVAVFTTDPEVIDAGATFLYYVAPTFGLFGVMYTYMGGFRGAGMTSTAAGLVLLAFGIVQVPVAWWASTILGPEGIWLSFAVSHLIGAVVAVGWFNRGTWRDGDLTGGRRPDVETATGQGTSDD, from the coding sequence GTGAGCCTTCGCGATCACCTCGAGCGGATATTCGACGCTCGAGAGGAGGTCGATCTGACCAGCGGCGGCGTCGCGCGGCCGCTGCTCTATCTCTCCCTGCCGCTGATAATCACGAACGTCCTCCAGACGGCGTACAACGTCGCCGACACGTTCTGGCTCGGCCGGTACGGGACGACGGAGGTGGCGGCGATCAGTTACGCGTTTCCGCTGGTCTTCCTGTTGATCTCGCTTGCGCTGGGACTGTCGGTCGCCGGGAGCGTTCTCGTCGCCCAGTACGTCGGTGCCGACGACGAGTCGAAAGCCGAGTATGCGGCGTCACAGACGGTGTCGTTCTCGATAATCGGTTCACTGATCCTCGGACTCGTGGGCTACGCCATCGTCGACGACCTGCTCGCGCTCTTTGGTGCCGAACCCGAGGTCGTCGCGGCCGCCGCGAGTTACATGCGGATCTACTCGCTGGGGCTCGTGTTCGTCTTCGGCTTCTTCATGTTCGTCTCGTTGATGCGGGGGTACGGCGACACGGTGACGCCGATGCTGATCATGTTCGTCTCGGTGGCGATCAACATCGCGCTCGACCCACTCTTGATCTTCGGCGTGGGTCCGTTCCCCGAACTCGGAATCGCCGGGGCAGCGTACGCGACGATCTTCGCCCGCGCACTCACGCTGGCGCTAGGGCTGTGGATCATGCTTCGGGGCTACCGGGGCGTCCAGATCCACCTCTCTCAGATGGTTCCGGACCCCTCGTACGGCTGGAAGCTGATGCGACTCGGGCTCCCGGCGTCGTTCGAGGGTGCCAGTCGTGCGCTCTCGATCAACCTGCTTCTGGTCATCGTCTCGCTGTTCGCGACGCCAGTAGTCGCGGCCTACGGCATCGGGACGCGAATCCTCTCGGTGATTATCCTGCCGGCGATCGCACTTTCCCAGGGCGTCGAGACGATGACCGGACAGAACGTCGGTGCCGGCTACCCCGACCGGGCGGCGTCGGCAAACAGGATCGCCGCGATCGCGTTGTTCTGTACGCTGACCGCGGCCGGGTTACTGACGATGCTCGTCGCGGAACCCGTCGTCGCCGTCTTCACGACCGATCCGGAGGTCATCGACGCCGGAGCAACTTTCCTCTACTACGTCGCTCCCACGTTCGGCCTCTTCGGCGTCATGTACACCTACATGGGCGGCTTCCGCGGAGCCGGAATGACGTCTACCGCCGCGGGACTCGTACTCCTGGCGTTCGGCATCGTCCAGGTGCCGGTCGCGTGGTGGGCCTCGACGATCCTCGGTCCCGAGGGTATCTGGCTCTCCTTTGCGGTCTCGCACCTGATCGGCGCGGTTGTCGCCGTCGGCTGGTTCAACCGCGGCACGTGGCGAGACGGCGACCTCACCGGCGGTCGCCGCCCCGACGTGGAGACGGCGACCGGGCAGGGCACGTCCGACGATTGA
- a CDS encoding trypsin-like serine protease translates to MPATQEYEYLLECENVIGVDYDESENRVTVFVSQKRPKDCLDDEDDVEKRVVEAGHDADVDVVDAGYDETKEGFDALSVLEPMPEAAPGRQDRHRPVPGGVSEINVDSTAGTGGPYPARVEDASAAAWSDDVDEGDLVRLSNNHVYARSNAADFGEPILQPSPEDGGDEGDAVGELVGYVPIEDEALVDVAARSVDRGQESATYYELEADWPTGVRREEYADPRGETVTKTGRTTGVTSADVEATSASVRVEFGEQGAILFRDQLVTGYMSEPGDSGSPVFLENGELVGLLFAGSSRQTICNRIANVEAELGVEILVTEPDEEDENNEKGEDEEVPVYTTTMDHTVTVDLEAQSPELEALEFDGELQPGTTVDVTATLSGEPGEYWLAVEDERTTVSIDEDGDGEGTLSVWIPDDASPSTTLRIRGGPIETLE, encoded by the coding sequence ATGCCCGCTACACAGGAGTACGAGTACCTCCTCGAGTGCGAGAACGTGATCGGCGTCGACTACGACGAGAGCGAGAACCGGGTAACGGTCTTCGTCTCCCAGAAGCGTCCGAAAGACTGCCTCGACGACGAGGACGACGTCGAAAAGCGGGTCGTCGAGGCCGGCCACGATGCCGACGTCGACGTCGTCGACGCCGGCTACGACGAGACCAAGGAGGGGTTCGACGCTCTCTCCGTCCTCGAGCCCATGCCGGAAGCCGCGCCAGGGAGACAGGACCGCCACCGGCCCGTACCCGGCGGCGTCAGCGAGATCAACGTCGACTCGACGGCCGGCACTGGCGGCCCGTATCCGGCACGCGTCGAGGATGCGAGCGCCGCGGCGTGGAGCGACGACGTCGACGAGGGCGACCTCGTTCGGCTGTCGAACAACCACGTCTACGCCCGGTCGAATGCGGCCGACTTCGGCGAACCGATCCTGCAGCCGTCGCCGGAGGACGGCGGCGACGAGGGAGATGCAGTCGGTGAACTCGTCGGGTACGTGCCCATCGAGGACGAAGCACTGGTCGACGTCGCCGCCCGCTCGGTCGACCGGGGGCAGGAGTCGGCGACCTACTACGAACTCGAGGCCGACTGGCCGACCGGTGTTCGCCGAGAGGAGTACGCCGACCCCCGCGGCGAGACCGTGACGAAGACCGGCCGTACCACCGGCGTCACGAGCGCCGACGTCGAGGCGACGAGCGCGAGTGTTCGCGTCGAGTTCGGCGAGCAGGGAGCGATCCTCTTTCGCGACCAGCTCGTCACCGGCTACATGTCCGAACCGGGCGACAGCGGGTCGCCGGTCTTCCTCGAGAACGGCGAACTCGTCGGCCTGCTCTTTGCCGGTTCGTCCCGACAGACGATCTGTAACCGGATCGCGAACGTCGAAGCGGAACTGGGCGTCGAAATTCTCGTCACCGAGCCCGACGAGGAAGACGAGAACAACGAGAAAGGTGAGGACGAGGAGGTTCCCGTCTACACGACGACCATGGATCACACCGTCACCGTGGACCTCGAGGCCCAGTCGCCCGAACTCGAGGCGCTCGAGTTCGACGGCGAACTACAGCCGGGGACGACCGTCGACGTGACCGCGACGCTGTCCGGCGAACCGGGCGAGTACTGGCTCGCCGTCGAGGACGAACGGACGACGGTGTCGATCGATGAGGACGGCGACGGCGAGGGAACGCTCTCGGTGTGGATCCCCGACGACGCGTCGCCGTCGACGACGCTCCGAATCCGCGGCGGACCGATAGAGACGCTCGAGTAG
- a CDS encoding heavy metal translocating P-type ATPase, with product MSDRRAERGDGIDRDERTCSVCGGSLSGTAVETTGEPFCSTGCRDVDRALEPLGPDEGRTETRATENRDGDEDAATTHFRVDGMHSATCESFLETVASARDGVVDVAASYVTETVRVAHDPDRISKEELRDVLSTVGYTAYLREGAADDGNRRRSDDATRRAREMSGLRKDRTEDMLEIRYVVGIVFGSFLLVPYLAVLYPVYLTSFADWGMLHLYEEAFSDFDGFLFFPFFFVVTGAVLYLTGLPLLRGAYVSLKLRRPNTHLLAALTIVAAFAYGTLAIVTGEVELYFDLTIAVAALVMAAVFYEATIKRRARNQLTELTTSQVDTARVYGSDTDVETTREIPVEDVESGDRLLVREGERVPVDGVLESACTVDEAVVTGESLPVSKVAGDPVVGGSVVRTDAAVVDVGEETTSSIDRITEAVWDLQSATHGTQRRADAVAAVLAPIVIVAAALVGTVAAIQGAAPTTVATAVLVTVIVASPWALGLAAPVSVGAGLREALEHGIVVFDESVLERLRDVDVVVFDKTGTLTTGEMTVLETEAPPDLLAAVGELEAHASHPVAEPIAAAFGGNGETRVAEFRSHGKGVSGIVDGDRILVGHPQLFRERGWTLEDGLADRIETQRGFGRLPIVVGRDGRAKGLVVVGDEPRNDWEGTLSSLGDRDVEVVVLTGDDETATEYFADHPAVDHTFAAVPPAGKTEAVRRLREEGCVAMVGDGTNDAPALAEADLGISLGSATALAADAADLAIVDDDLRSVERAFELAGAARRRIRSTLALALVYNVIVIPAALLGVLNPLVATGAVAVCSLLVVGNAARPLLS from the coding sequence GTGAGCGATCGACGAGCCGAACGGGGCGACGGGATCGACCGCGACGAGCGGACGTGTTCCGTCTGTGGGGGCTCGCTTTCGGGGACGGCAGTCGAGACGACGGGTGAGCCGTTCTGTTCGACCGGTTGTCGGGACGTCGACCGAGCACTCGAACCACTGGGTCCCGACGAAGGCCGGACGGAGACTCGAGCCACCGAGAATCGGGACGGGGACGAAGACGCCGCCACCACCCACTTTCGGGTCGACGGCATGCATTCGGCGACCTGCGAATCGTTCCTGGAGACGGTCGCGAGTGCCCGCGACGGCGTCGTCGACGTCGCCGCGAGCTACGTCACCGAAACCGTTCGAGTGGCCCACGATCCCGACCGAATCTCGAAGGAGGAACTCCGGGACGTCCTGAGTACGGTCGGCTACACGGCGTATCTGCGGGAAGGTGCCGCAGACGACGGGAATCGACGCAGGAGCGACGACGCGACGCGGCGCGCTCGAGAGATGAGCGGGCTCCGGAAAGACCGGACCGAGGACATGCTCGAGATCAGGTACGTCGTGGGGATCGTCTTCGGTTCGTTCCTGCTCGTGCCCTACCTCGCGGTGCTGTATCCGGTCTATCTCACGTCGTTTGCCGACTGGGGGATGCTCCACCTCTACGAAGAGGCGTTCAGCGATTTCGACGGGTTCCTGTTTTTCCCCTTCTTCTTCGTCGTCACCGGAGCCGTACTCTACCTGACCGGACTCCCACTCTTGCGCGGTGCCTACGTCAGCCTGAAACTCCGACGGCCGAACACGCACCTGCTGGCCGCGCTGACGATCGTCGCCGCGTTCGCCTACGGCACTCTGGCGATCGTCACCGGGGAAGTCGAACTCTACTTCGATCTCACGATCGCCGTCGCTGCACTGGTGATGGCCGCCGTCTTCTACGAGGCGACGATCAAGCGTCGAGCGAGAAACCAGTTGACCGAACTAACGACGTCACAGGTCGATACGGCCCGCGTGTACGGCTCCGACACCGACGTCGAGACGACGCGAGAGATTCCAGTCGAGGACGTCGAATCGGGCGACCGTCTGCTCGTCCGAGAAGGTGAACGTGTCCCCGTCGACGGCGTCCTCGAGAGCGCGTGTACGGTCGACGAGGCAGTCGTTACCGGCGAATCCCTTCCCGTCTCGAAGGTCGCCGGTGATCCGGTCGTCGGTGGTTCCGTCGTCCGAACTGACGCCGCGGTCGTCGACGTCGGCGAGGAGACGACCAGCAGCATCGACCGAATCACGGAAGCGGTCTGGGACCTCCAGAGCGCGACCCACGGCACCCAGCGCCGGGCTGACGCGGTCGCAGCCGTTCTCGCACCGATCGTAATCGTCGCGGCCGCCCTCGTCGGTACGGTTGCCGCCATCCAGGGAGCCGCCCCCACGACGGTCGCGACGGCCGTTCTGGTGACCGTCATCGTCGCGAGCCCGTGGGCGCTCGGGCTCGCCGCGCCGGTCTCCGTCGGTGCCGGCCTCCGGGAGGCCCTCGAGCACGGCATCGTCGTCTTCGACGAGAGCGTCCTCGAGCGGCTCCGGGACGTCGACGTCGTCGTCTTCGACAAGACGGGGACGCTGACGACCGGCGAGATGACCGTCCTCGAGACCGAGGCACCGCCGGACTTGCTGGCGGCGGTCGGCGAACTCGAGGCACACGCGTCCCATCCCGTCGCGGAACCGATCGCGGCCGCCTTCGGAGGTAATGGCGAGACTCGAGTCGCGGAGTTCCGGAGCCACGGGAAGGGCGTCTCCGGGATCGTCGACGGGGATCGAATCCTCGTCGGTCATCCGCAACTGTTCCGGGAGCGAGGATGGACGCTCGAGGACGGCCTCGCGGATCGGATCGAGACACAGCGGGGCTTTGGCCGACTGCCGATCGTCGTCGGCCGGGACGGTCGCGCGAAGGGACTCGTCGTGGTCGGCGACGAACCGCGGAACGACTGGGAGGGGACGCTCTCGAGTCTGGGGGACCGGGACGTCGAGGTCGTGGTGTTGACCGGTGACGACGAGACAGCGACGGAGTACTTCGCGGATCATCCGGCGGTCGATCACACGTTCGCGGCCGTGCCACCGGCCGGGAAGACCGAGGCGGTGCGTCGCCTCCGAGAAGAGGGCTGCGTGGCGATGGTCGGCGACGGGACGAACGACGCGCCCGCGCTCGCCGAGGCGGACCTGGGAATCTCGCTCGGAAGTGCGACCGCGCTCGCGGCCGACGCAGCCGATCTCGCCATCGTCGACGACGACCTCCGGTCTGTCGAACGCGCCTTCGAGCTTGCGGGTGCTGCACGCCGTCGGATCAGGAGCACGCTCGCGCTGGCGCTCGTCTACAACGTGATCGTGATTCCAGCGGCACTGCTCGGAGTCCTGAACCCGCTCGTCGCGACCGGCGCCGTCGCGGTCTGCAGTCTGCTCGTCGTCGGCAACGCGGCACGGCCGTTGCTCTCCTGA
- a CDS encoding pyridoxamine 5'-phosphate oxidase family protein, whose product MTVPPEAQRLLEGEPLMAHLATCRDGRPHVAPVWYRYEAEDEVVELVTTGRKLENVRENPRVALSIQHDDGGDPQWMVTLLGTATVVDDDERTAAARRRINEKYGAAADAYAENVLVRIDVGSASYRTY is encoded by the coding sequence GTGACAGTCCCACCGGAAGCACAGCGACTCCTCGAGGGCGAACCGCTGATGGCCCACCTCGCGACCTGTCGGGACGGACGACCCCACGTCGCCCCCGTCTGGTATCGGTACGAGGCCGAAGACGAGGTCGTCGAACTCGTCACGACGGGACGGAAACTGGAGAACGTCCGGGAGAACCCACGAGTCGCGCTGTCGATCCAGCACGACGACGGGGGCGATCCCCAGTGGATGGTCACGCTACTCGGAACGGCGACCGTCGTGGACGACGACGAACGAACCGCGGCCGCACGACGCCGGATCAACGAGAAGTACGGCGCGGCTGCCGACGCCTACGCCGAGAACGTGCTGGTTCGGATCGACGTCGGCTCTGCGTCGTATCGAACGTACTGA
- a CDS encoding PhzF family phenazine biosynthesis protein codes for METIRLFQVDAFTDEPLGGNPAGVVPDADDLTDDQMQAIADEMAVSETAFLRSSDDADRRVRYFTPTQEVDLCGHATIGSFAYLHDREGLEPGTTTLETNVGVLEIDLEEDGTVWMTQDTPQIREVDVGYDRVAAALGVDEAALEGASDDIPLAVSSTGLPFLIVPITYLSDLGAAEPDMNAIEGLAESVDAAGIYVFSFDTLEGASSLHGRMFAPGAGVPEDPVTGTASGAVGAYLDRFGAFDDDFPEELRLEQGHYVDRPGIVRVRVDGEVQVGGRGVVALEGSMVVPPADEDEILEA; via the coding sequence ATGGAGACGATCCGGCTCTTCCAGGTCGACGCGTTCACCGACGAACCGCTCGGGGGCAACCCTGCCGGTGTCGTCCCGGACGCGGACGACCTCACCGACGACCAGATGCAAGCGATCGCCGACGAGATGGCCGTCAGCGAGACGGCCTTCCTCCGCTCGAGCGACGACGCCGACCGCCGCGTTCGCTATTTCACTCCCACACAAGAGGTCGACCTCTGTGGCCACGCGACGATCGGCTCGTTCGCCTACCTTCACGACCGTGAGGGGCTCGAGCCCGGAACGACGACCCTCGAGACGAACGTCGGCGTCCTCGAGATCGACCTCGAGGAAGACGGTACGGTCTGGATGACACAGGACACACCGCAGATTCGCGAAGTAGACGTCGGCTACGACCGTGTCGCAGCGGCTCTGGGCGTCGACGAGGCGGCACTCGAGGGCGCCAGCGACGACATTCCGCTCGCGGTCTCCTCGACCGGCCTCCCCTTCCTGATCGTTCCGATCACGTACCTCTCGGACCTCGGCGCAGCCGAACCCGACATGAACGCGATCGAGGGGCTGGCGGAGTCCGTCGACGCCGCGGGCATCTACGTCTTCAGCTTCGACACGCTCGAGGGCGCGTCGTCGCTACACGGACGGATGTTCGCGCCCGGCGCCGGCGTCCCCGAGGATCCGGTAACGGGGACGGCAAGCGGTGCCGTCGGTGCCTACCTCGACCGCTTCGGTGCGTTCGACGACGACTTCCCCGAGGAACTGCGACTCGAGCAAGGACACTACGTCGACCGGCCGGGCATCGTTCGCGTGCGAGTCGACGGCGAGGTACAGGTCGGCGGCCGCGGCGTCGTCGCACTCGAGGGGTCGATGGTCGTTCCGCCGGCCGACGAGGACGAGATTCTCGAGGCCTGA